CACGTTAAATTCTCCAAAGCAGGAAACCCTTGAATATCGAGTGAAGCAAGCCGATTGTCGGAACAGTCCAACGATTGCAAAGCTTTTAAATCATGTACTTTCAATGACAAAAGCAGATTCTTACTGCACACTAAATCCGTTAAAGCGTTTAAGCTTCGTACGTCGAGCGAAGTCAATTTATTATCGGCGCATCCGAGAACCTGCAGTTCGGCTGAACTGCTCGTATTGAGCGAAGAGATCTTATTATTGCCGCAATACAGCTCTTTCAAAACGGGAAGCTCTTGTATATCAAGCGAAGTAAGTTGGTTATAAGTGCAATAAAGTTTTTCTAAAGCGCGCGAGCCCCGCACATTAAGCGAAGTGAGTTGATTATGGCTGCAGCCGAGTTCTTTTAAATTTATCAAGCCGCTCGCATCGAGCGAAGTAAGCCGATTGGCACTGCAGCCGAGATCTTCTAAAGCGGTTAAGCCGTGTACGTCGAGCGAATCGAGTGAATTTATGCTGCAGCTCAATTTTTGCAGAGCCTTTAAACTTTGCACATCGAGTGAAGTCAGCTTGTTACCGAAGCAGTCGAGATCTTTTAAAGCGGTCAGTCCGTGCACATCGAGCGAAGTCAGCTCGTTGCCGGCGCAGTCAAGTTTTTGTAAGGCGGGTACACCTTGTACGTTGAGCGCTGTCAAATCATTGTTTGCACAAGTCAGTTCGATAATATTACCTTTGAGGATAAGCTTCGTACCGGTTTGGATTAAAGGGATGCTTGTTGGCGCGCCGCTTTCGATCCACCTGTCTGTCGCGCTTTACGATTAATGAAACTCCTCCGTCGATTTTTTCAGCCTCGTATTCGGAGCTGTCCGGCGCATCGGTACAGGCGATAAGCATACAGATGACGGACAATAAAACGGCGCCCAATCCCGCTGTTACAATTTTCTTTACTGTGCTTTTCATATATTCCTTCAAAATATTTTATTATATTTTTACGTAGCTAATTTTCCTTTTGCTCTCGTCCGAGCGCGGCGATCTTTTGCAGCGTCTGCCCCGCGTATGCTCTCACTTTCGGGTCGTACTGCGGGTAGAGGAGGCGGGCGAGTATGTCTTTGCCGTGCCGGTAAAAAGCGGGTCGTCCCATAAAGCGGCATATCGAAAAGACGGTGTCGCACAGGATTTGCAAAAGCCGCGTATTTTGAGAAGGAATCGAGCGGAACGCTTTGTCGAGCGAATCGAGCATGCTGCCCGCGGGATCGTACGCGCATTCTCCGGCCTGTGCGATGAGTGTGGGCAAATGCACGCCGATCCCTTCGGCTTCGATGAGGCGCGCGATGATTTCGCTTTCGGTGCTTGTCCCGTAGCGGGAAAGCTGTTTAAACATTGCATCGGTACCGGCGACGTCTTCGATAAAAACCGAACGCTTTGTGCGGGTAGTCGTCTGCGCGCTTGCACGCGCCGAACGGTAAGCTTCGCATGCGCTTTTCAATTCCGATGCCCACGCTTTTTCGAGCTGACCGTACATACCGCTCTCGAGCGCCGCTCTTCGTTCGGTTCCGGTCAATCCCGTATCGAGCTTTCCTTCGATTTCATACATATTGTAGAGCGGAATTTCCGTTGTAAAAAAAGCATTGTAATTTCCGCGTTCCTGTCTTTGCAGCTGTCCGCCTCCGACGTTCTGTACGACGCGGAAACCCGCGATCGTCCACGATTTTTTGCACATGATGAGGTAGCCGCTTTCGGTATACAGAAGATAATTCCACGGATCGGACGAGCCGTTCATTGCGGGCAGGCGCACGTTCCACACGGCGCCCTCGCGTTCGGTACAAAAGACCGCGTCGTTCGTGTCCGCGAAGGCCATGCCGCGCAAAAAAGGCTTGACGTATGAAATGCGCAAAACGTCGATGCCCGGAACGCGGTAATGCGTTGACGCTTTTCCGTCGGACAATTTATAAAACGTGACGACGGCATCTTCTCCTGCCGCCTGCACAAGCGCGGCTCTCGTCGACGAATAGGGGATAAAAAAACCGCCGTCGTTTGCGGGAAGCGTAGGGGAGCCTTCCGTTCGGGAAAGCGCCCACTTCGTCGTCGTTTTGTTTTTATCGTCGAGCGCGCAAAGCCCCGCATCCCCCGATTTCAGCGTAACGAGGATGCCGCCTTGAGGGGACGAAACGCAGGACGCGACGATTCCGGTAAAGGCGAACTTTTCGATGATTTCCCCGAACGGCGATATGCGCAGCGCCGCCGTTTTTCCGTTATCGGGTTTTACGAGCAGGACGACGATGCTCCCGTCGGGGAGTTCCTGTATTGCCTGCATATCTTGCTCTTCGGTTCGGATGTGCCATTTGCATACGCCCTTGATTCCGTAGCACGCGATATCGGTTTTTCCGCGTACGAAGATGCGCGCATCGCGCCCGATAAACGGAGCACCTGCAAGCGTAAAGGGCACGCGAGCCGACCACAGCGGAAGTCCTTCGGGATTTAAAAGCGTAAGCGTATTGCCGCGAAAAACGGTCAGCAAAAAATCGCCGTCAAGAACGGTGAGGTAGGGCGCGATTCTGCCTCCGAGTTCCTTTTGCCAGAGGACGGTACCGTCGTCAGAAGCGGCGTACACCGTGCGTCCGTCGGTGAGGACTGCAAAACCGTAGGACGTTGCCTGCGGAGGGGCGATGATTTTTCCGTTGAGCGTAAGCGACCAGTTCGGCTCTTCGGTCGCAAAATTGCGCCGAGCAGCCGTATCGGTTTGCGAAAAAAGCGCATTTCCGGCTGAAAATATTAAAAAGATTGTTAAGTTGTATAAAAATTTAGACGTTTTTTGCATTCTGTCTACCTTATTTCATTCGTTTTTCAAAGATTGCCAAGCTTTCGATATGGCACGTATTCGGATAAAAATCGAGCAGCGAAAGAGAGGCGAGGCGGTAGCCCGAACGGATGAGTTTTGCCGCATCCCGCGCGTGCGTTGCGGGATCGCACGAAAGAGAACGTATGTGCGGAATACCGCTTTTGCAAAGCCACTCGCACACTTCTTTTTCCATCCCGCTCCTCGGCGGATCCGCGACGGCGTCGTCGAAAAGCGGTGCCGTTTTTGCAAAAGCGCGTACCCATGCCGCGCCGCTTACGCCAAAACTCGCGTGATTTTTTCCCGCCATATTCTGTTCGGCAAAAACGAGGGCATCGCGGTTGTGTTCGACGAGCGTTACGTGTTCGAAAGTATCCGCAAGAAACACGGAAAAGGTACCGCATCCCGCATACAAATCGAGCGCGTTTTTGCCCGAAAGAGAGGTGCATACCTTTTCGATTGCGCGCTCAAGCACGTCCGTATTCGATTGAAAAAATCCTCTCACGTCAAAGCCGATTTCTTTTCCGCCGATCGCGATTTTTACCGCCGTATCGGGAGACGAGAGCGTTCCCGAAAAGCGCTTCGGAGGCGTTTTGATTTTTTTTCCGTGCGTGCTTTGCGCGGACTTTGCCGCTTCATCGATTTCCGTATGACTGGGGCATTCCGCCGAAACGATTTTTTTACCGTTCGCCTCCGCCGATCCTACGACCTTTTTATCCCCGAATATGCGGAGGAGACCGTGCGGACGATTTTCGAAAGCAGTTTCGGAAAACCACGCGTTCACTTCATCCGTTGCGACGGCGCATCGCGTTACGGGCACGATCGATTTTCCGTCGCGTGCGACAAGCCCGCCGTCGTGCAGCAAAAACCGCGCGCGATAGCCCGAACTTTTTCCCGCAATCACATCGATTTCCGGTATATCGATTCCCGAGCGCGAAAAGCAGTCGGCGAGCACCGATTTTCGAAGCGAGAGCTGGTATGCATCGTCTATATGCATCATATTGCAGCCACCGCAGATTCCGTAATATGCACACGCGGGGATCTGTCTGTGAGGCGAAGGCGCGCAAACGCTCACGATCCGCGCTTTATCGTAATCGCGTTTTGAAGAGATGATTTCGATGTCGAGCGTTTCGCCCGGAATCGCATACGGGATAAAAACCGTTTTTCCGTTTACCCGCGCAATGCAGTCGCCTCCGAACGTAAGCTTTTCCGCCGTAACGGTTATAGACATAGTATATAATGATAGCGCGAAACGCAGCCCTTTTCAACGAGGCGAAAGGGTCGTATCGGCAGCCGAAAACGCACTCGGTTTTCAAAAGCGCTCTTTTCACCTCATACCGCATTCCGTTATAATAGCCTTATGCAAATGCGGCAATTTTTTCAAACGATGAGCGACGGCGAAGAAGTTTTCGTCACGCGATGGATTCCGGACGGTGAAGTAAAAGGAATCGTACAGCTTTCTCACGGTATGGTCGAACATGCTCGGCGATACGAGCGGCTCGGTACCGTGCTTGCGGAAAACGGTTTTGTGCTGAACGCTCACGATGTGCGCGGACACGGAAAAACCGCCGAACGCGCCGAAGAAAAACACACCGGCATGTTCGGATTTCTTGCGGACAAAAACGGATTCGAGCGCGTTACGGAAGACGTGCGCGAAGTGCTCGAAAAAGCGAAAGCCGACTTTCCGGGCAAAAAGGCGGTGCTGCTCGGACACTCTTTCGGCTCCTTTGTCGCGCAGTCTTTTATCGAAACCTATGCCCCCCTCATCGACGGTTGTATTTTGTGCGGAACCGCGGGTCCTTCCTTTTCGCTTGTCGCGCTCGGCAATATCGTTGCGCGCGCGATCGCGTTTTTCAAAGGGAAAAAACGCGCGTCTCCGTTTTTAAAACAGATGGCTTTCGGCGCATATACGAAAAAAATTCCCGATTCGGTAAACGGGCAGGAGTGGCTTTCGCGCGATAAAGACGCCGTCGCGCGTTATATCGCCGATCCGTACTGCGGTTTTAATCCGACGGCGAGCTTTTACTGCGATTTGACGCACGGCCTTATAAAAATCCACAAAAGGGCGAATATACGAAAGATCCCGTCCGATTTACCGATTTTAATAATCTACGGCACGGCCGATCCCGTCGGCGGCTACGGTAAAACGGTAGAAAAACTCTGTGCGATCTACCGCAAAAACGGTATACAAAACCTCACCGTCAAAAAATACGACGGCGCGCGGCATGAGCTTTTCAACGAAATCAATAAAGCCGAAGTCGAAAGCGACGTGCTTTTGTGGCTCGCCTCTCTCTAGCGGTGCAAGCCGCGCGGGGAACTTCGCGCTCGTTACAAGTACTGCGGGTACGAGTTCGTAATCGAATTTGAACGATGCTTTTGAAAACCTCCGAAATCGCAATATTTCCGCGATATATATACGGAGGTATTTCATGCCAAAACACAATCGTCGGTATAAGGATTCGGTCTTTGTCGACTTTTTCGGCGAAGATAAAAACGCGAAAGCAAACTTTCTTTCGCTCTACAACGCATTGCATGGAACAGAACTTGACGCATCGGCGGAACTCGAGCCGCTCCGTCTCGAACAGGTGATGTATATG
This Treponema socranskii subsp. buccale DNA region includes the following protein-coding sequences:
- a CDS encoding leucine-rich repeat domain-containing protein, with translation MTALNVQGVPALQKLDCAGNELTSLDVHGLTALKDLDCFGNKLTSLDVQSLKALQKLSCSINSLDSLDVHGLTALEDLGCSANRLTSLDASGLINLKELGCSHNQLTSLNVRGSRALEKLYCTYNQLTSLDIQELPVLKELYCGNNKISSLNTSSSAELQVLGCADNKLTSLDVRSLNALTDLVCSKNLLLSLKVHDLKALQSLDCSDNRLASLDIQGFPALENLTCSANQLSSLNVQNLNALSKLDCSYNRLDAHAFTTLFNNLPTRSDLVYSKAQCYVYGEVPGKTEGNCKNFSSPENLKTAFEKAKTVKKWEMLKWRTKDESEEL
- a CDS encoding outer membrane protein assembly factor BamB family protein, with amino-acid sequence MQKTSKFLYNLTIFLIFSAGNALFSQTDTAARRNFATEEPNWSLTLNGKIIAPPQATSYGFAVLTDGRTVYAASDDGTVLWQKELGGRIAPYLTVLDGDFLLTVFRGNTLTLLNPEGLPLWSARVPFTLAGAPFIGRDARIFVRGKTDIACYGIKGVCKWHIRTEEQDMQAIQELPDGSIVVLLVKPDNGKTAALRISPFGEIIEKFAFTGIVASCVSSPQGGILVTLKSGDAGLCALDDKNKTTTKWALSRTEGSPTLPANDGGFFIPYSSTRAALVQAAGEDAVVTFYKLSDGKASTHYRVPGIDVLRISYVKPFLRGMAFADTNDAVFCTEREGAVWNVRLPAMNGSSDPWNYLLYTESGYLIMCKKSWTIAGFRVVQNVGGGQLQRQERGNYNAFFTTEIPLYNMYEIEGKLDTGLTGTERRAALESGMYGQLEKAWASELKSACEAYRSARASAQTTTRTKRSVFIEDVAGTDAMFKQLSRYGTSTESEIIARLIEAEGIGVHLPTLIAQAGECAYDPAGSMLDSLDKAFRSIPSQNTRLLQILCDTVFSICRFMGRPAFYRHGKDILARLLYPQYDPKVRAYAGQTLQKIAALGREQKEN
- a CDS encoding class I SAM-dependent RNA methyltransferase; its protein translation is MSITVTAEKLTFGGDCIARVNGKTVFIPYAIPGETLDIEIISSKRDYDKARIVSVCAPSPHRQIPACAYYGICGGCNMMHIDDAYQLSLRKSVLADCFSRSGIDIPEIDVIAGKSSGYRARFLLHDGGLVARDGKSIVPVTRCAVATDEVNAWFSETAFENRPHGLLRIFGDKKVVGSAEANGKKIVSAECPSHTEIDEAAKSAQSTHGKKIKTPPKRFSGTLSSPDTAVKIAIGGKEIGFDVRGFFQSNTDVLERAIEKVCTSLSGKNALDLYAGCGTFSVFLADTFEHVTLVEHNRDALVFAEQNMAGKNHASFGVSGAAWVRAFAKTAPLFDDAVADPPRSGMEKEVCEWLCKSGIPHIRSLSCDPATHARDAAKLIRSGYRLASLSLLDFYPNTCHIESLAIFEKRMK
- a CDS encoding alpha/beta hydrolase, which encodes MQMRQFFQTMSDGEEVFVTRWIPDGEVKGIVQLSHGMVEHARRYERLGTVLAENGFVLNAHDVRGHGKTAERAEEKHTGMFGFLADKNGFERVTEDVREVLEKAKADFPGKKAVLLGHSFGSFVAQSFIETYAPLIDGCILCGTAGPSFSLVALGNIVARAIAFFKGKKRASPFLKQMAFGAYTKKIPDSVNGQEWLSRDKDAVARYIADPYCGFNPTASFYCDLTHGLIKIHKRANIRKIPSDLPILIIYGTADPVGGYGKTVEKLCAIYRKNGIQNLTVKKYDGARHELFNEINKAEVESDVLLWLASL